The Sulfolobus acidocaldarius DSM 639 genome has a window encoding:
- a CDS encoding SDR family oxidoreductase, with translation MFKGKNVVITGGTRGIGRAIAERFNSLGAKVFVLYASSESQAKELESKGIVTIKCNVSKRDQVIEASKKVREITNNVDVIVNNAGVMYTMPFEEFDEEKYRRMMDINLNGTIYVIHTFLPFMKERGGVIVNIASNAGIGTSAVGTTFYAITKSAVIMLTRRLAFELGKYNIRVNAVAPGWVETDLTVSGKSPEETEKIKQWFRDRTVLHTTGRPEDIAGIVTFLSSDDAKYITGQVIVADGGRIDYLTHSL, from the coding sequence ATGTTTAAGGGTAAAAACGTAGTTATAACTGGTGGAACTAGGGGCATAGGAAGGGCTATAGCTGAGAGGTTTAACTCCTTAGGTGCTAAGGTATTTGTGCTCTACGCATCTTCGGAGAGCCAAGCAAAGGAATTGGAAAGTAAAGGAATCGTCACAATCAAGTGCAATGTGTCAAAAAGGGATCAAGTTATAGAGGCTTCCAAAAAAGTAAGGGAGATTACAAACAACGTAGATGTAATCGTAAATAATGCTGGGGTTATGTACACTATGCCATTTGAAGAGTTTGATGAGGAAAAATACAGGAGAATGATGGATATTAACTTGAATGGAACGATCTACGTAATCCACACTTTTCTGCCTTTTATGAAGGAGAGAGGAGGCGTAATCGTAAATATAGCCTCAAATGCTGGAATTGGAACATCTGCTGTTGGAACGACGTTCTATGCCATAACTAAATCTGCTGTTATAATGTTAACCAGGAGACTAGCCTTTGAGTTAGGCAAGTATAACATTAGAGTTAATGCTGTAGCTCCAGGATGGGTGGAGACTGATTTAACGGTTTCGGGGAAGAGTCCTGAAGAGACTGAAAAAATTAAACAGTGGTTTAGGGATAGGACGGTACTACACACTACCGGGAGACCAGAGGACATAGCAGGTATAGTCACCTTCCTATCTAGCGATGATGCCAAGTACATCACTGGACAAGTGATAGTAGCGGATGGAGGAAGAATTGATTATTTAACACACAGCTTGTAA
- a CDS encoding MFS transporter: protein MNKWVIVFITSSSFFLGYFARVAWSIVSVYSTLKPNEFENGLIFSLFFIAYVIVQIPSGLLSDIFKPNLIALLSLIGLFVSSLLSGIAQTILMLYISSFMMGFCAGWIYPVTIKILTATFSKNELNKAISYYSLAWPLSIVISGLALPAMTIDLGWRAPYYMIALISLVLGLSYLKLGNVKKDLDNKNNNKLSFSVIKDRRVLVVSVAGFLFFLSYWTIALYAYKYFLYTGLNDYFAGLAYSLLALTGIPSTIMAGFIIQRFGPIKSLSLFEGVYGILTIILPISLNYIYILIIAAVMGFVRFVITPANSSAVAMIGGNKAGSVSGISNFFWQTSGIISPILASFILVDFSYLALWIFCGLVILVSAIMYYVLL from the coding sequence TTGAATAAGTGGGTAATTGTCTTCATAACTTCATCCTCCTTTTTTCTAGGCTATTTTGCCAGAGTAGCTTGGAGCATAGTGAGTGTTTATTCCACCTTAAAACCGAATGAGTTTGAAAATGGACTTATATTCTCGTTGTTCTTCATAGCATACGTTATAGTTCAAATTCCGTCGGGACTACTTTCAGATATTTTCAAACCTAACTTGATTGCATTGCTATCTCTAATAGGGCTTTTTGTGTCCTCCTTACTCTCTGGTATAGCTCAGACTATACTCATGTTGTATATATCCAGTTTTATGATGGGATTTTGCGCAGGTTGGATATACCCTGTGACGATAAAAATTCTCACAGCCACGTTTTCAAAGAACGAGCTAAATAAGGCTATAAGCTACTATAGCCTAGCCTGGCCATTGTCGATTGTAATATCTGGTTTAGCTTTGCCTGCGATGACTATTGACCTTGGCTGGAGAGCACCATATTACATGATAGCTCTGATATCCTTAGTGTTAGGACTATCATATCTCAAACTGGGTAATGTGAAAAAGGATTTAGATAATAAAAATAACAACAAATTATCTTTTTCAGTAATCAAAGATAGAAGGGTCTTAGTTGTTAGTGTTGCTGGTTTTCTGTTCTTTTTATCTTATTGGACTATTGCGTTATACGCTTATAAGTACTTTCTGTACACAGGTTTGAACGATTACTTTGCAGGATTAGCATATTCACTCTTAGCTTTAACCGGAATTCCGTCAACCATAATGGCAGGTTTTATAATACAGAGGTTCGGTCCTATAAAATCCCTAAGTTTATTCGAAGGGGTTTACGGTATACTTACAATCATCTTACCAATTTCTCTAAATTATATTTACATACTGATAATTGCTGCTGTTATGGGTTTCGTTAGATTTGTGATAACCCCTGCCAATTCCTCGGCTGTAGCTATGATAGGTGGGAATAAGGCTGGTAGCGTCTCAGGTATTTCTAACTTCTTCTGGCAGACTAGCGGAATAATCTCGCCTATTCTCGCATCTTTTATATTAGTAGATTTCAGCTATCTCGCGTTATGGATATTTTGTGGACTTGTGATACTGGTATCAGCTATAATGTATTATGTGTTACTCTGA
- a CDS encoding metallopeptidase TldD-related protein, with amino-acid sequence MIYEVEEEIINFTPQGNFTENRVVKVPRRGVTGGCSSFTHPSVKDFERIREINDDEATIVIKKVRRQIRDDEHVCVEEKVLNYVSIGDMKFGYVGSPLEVKISLDFLKSIRFNVLEERVWNLGRVYGILDPEASAHVFHNLVEFLKGDQPRIRLGEKILSDEISVYDNPLNNYLLGFSVFDDEGYPTKRKEIIADGTVSSYLGTSFTKKVEPGNARGFIPKPDYFNLEVSNGSWNVKEMIEDTKGDWILISGVKRSEIVKNSIRLFPRTVIFKGKGVVVREIAIPLQELLTIDAVSKDGRSVMVDENHGAYTPYVRLKVRPIIY; translated from the coding sequence GTGATTTACGAGGTTGAAGAGGAAATAATTAACTTCACTCCTCAGGGGAACTTCACGGAAAACAGGGTTGTTAAAGTTCCCAGAAGAGGAGTCACAGGGGGATGTTCATCCTTTACACATCCAAGTGTAAAGGATTTTGAGAGAATAAGGGAGATAAATGATGATGAAGCTACAATTGTCATAAAGAAAGTTCGCAGACAAATAAGGGATGATGAACACGTTTGTGTTGAGGAGAAAGTTCTCAATTACGTAAGTATAGGTGATATGAAGTTCGGATATGTGGGAAGTCCACTTGAGGTAAAAATCTCGCTGGACTTTTTAAAATCCATAAGATTTAACGTTTTAGAGGAGAGGGTGTGGAATTTAGGCAGGGTCTACGGGATATTAGACCCAGAGGCATCAGCACATGTCTTTCATAACCTAGTTGAGTTTTTGAAGGGAGACCAACCTAGAATAAGACTTGGAGAGAAGATCTTATCAGATGAGATTTCAGTATATGATAACCCCTTGAATAATTATCTACTTGGCTTTTCAGTTTTTGACGACGAGGGCTATCCTACCAAGAGGAAGGAGATTATCGCTGACGGTACTGTCTCGTCATATCTTGGGACGTCGTTTACAAAGAAAGTTGAGCCCGGAAATGCAAGGGGGTTCATACCTAAACCAGACTACTTTAACTTAGAGGTCAGTAATGGTAGCTGGAATGTTAAGGAGATGATCGAAGATACTAAAGGAGATTGGATACTTATCTCAGGTGTTAAAAGGAGTGAAATAGTGAAAAATAGTATTAGGCTATTTCCAAGAACAGTCATATTTAAGGGAAAAGGAGTGGTAGTGAGGGAGATAGCGATTCCACTTCAAGAGCTATTGACAATTGATGCAGTGAGCAAGGATGGTAGAAGTGTTATGGTTGATGAGAATCATGGTGCCTATACCCCTTATGTTAGACTTAAGGTAAGACCTATAATATACTAA